The proteins below are encoded in one region of Saccopteryx leptura isolate mSacLep1 chromosome 1, mSacLep1_pri_phased_curated, whole genome shotgun sequence:
- the TAF9 gene encoding transcription initiation factor TFIID subunit 9, producing the protein MESGKMASPKSMPKDAQMMAQILKDMGITEYEPRVINQMLEFAFRYVTTILDDAKIYSSHAKKATVDADDVRLAIQCRADQSFTSPPPRDFLLDIARQRNQTPLPLIKPYSGPRLPPDRYCLTAPNYRLKSLQKKAPTSAGRITVPRLSVSSVTSRPSTPTLGTPTPQTMSVSTKVGTPMSLTGQRFTVQMPTSQSPAVKASIPATSTVQNVLINPSLIGSKNILITTNMVSSQNTVNESSSVLKRKREDDDDDDDDEDDYDNL; encoded by the coding sequence ATGGAGTCTGGCAAGATGGCTTCTCCCAAGAGCATGCCGAAAGATGCACAGATGATGGCACAAATCCTGAAGGATATGGGGATTACAGAATATGAGCCAAGAGTTATAAATCAGATGTTGGAGTTTGCCTTCCGATATGTGACCACAATTCTAGATGATGCAAAAATTTATTCAAGCCATGCTAAGAAAGCTACTGTCGATGCAGATGATGTGCGATTGGCAATCCAGTGTCGTGCTGACCAGTCTTTTACCTCTCCTCCCCCAAGAGATTTTTTATTAGATATTGCACGGCAAAGAAATCAAACCCCTTTGCCATTGATCAAGCCATATTCAGGCCCTAGATTGCCACCTGATAGATATTGCTTGACTGCTCCAAACTATAGACTTAAGTCTTTACAAAAAAAGGCACCTACTTCAGCAGGAAGAATAACAGTTCCACGGTTAAGTGTTAGTTCAGTTACTAGCAGACCAAGTACTCCTACACTTGGCACACCAACCCCACAAACCATGTCAGTTTCAACTAAAGTAGGGACTCCAATGTCCCTCACAGGGCAAAGGTTTACAGTACAGATGCCCACTTCACAGTCCCCAGCTGTAAAAGCATCAATTCCTGCAACATCAACAGTTCAGAATGTTCTGATTAATCCGTCATTAATTGGGTCCAAAAACATTCTCATTACCACTAATATGGTGTCATCACAAAACACTGTCAATGAATCATCAAGTGTGCTGAAAAGAAAACGTGAAGATgacgatgacgatgatgatgatgaagatgactATGATAACTTGTAA